In Methanobacterium sp., a single window of DNA contains:
- the hycI gene encoding hydrogenase maturation peptidase HycI codes for MKEFLKEHQKVVILGIGNDMRGDDAVGTVLAQKLAKIFTENEKITVFDGKTVPENFTGAIRKERPSHIILVDAVDMNKKPGQIELISRKQIANYNISTHAMPLSFLIKYLKSTCPAELIIVGIQPKTTILVNKMSVEIENSIEMLLKLFTNLLQ; via the coding sequence TTGAAAGAATTTCTTAAAGAACATCAAAAAGTAGTAATACTTGGCATTGGGAATGATATGAGAGGAGATGATGCTGTAGGAACAGTTTTAGCCCAGAAACTAGCAAAAATATTCACTGAAAATGAAAAAATAACAGTCTTTGATGGGAAAACTGTGCCTGAAAACTTTACAGGAGCTATAAGAAAAGAACGCCCCAGCCATATAATTTTAGTTGATGCCGTGGACATGAACAAAAAACCAGGGCAAATTGAGTTAATCTCCAGAAAACAAATAGCAAACTACAATATTTCCACCCATGCCATGCCTCTTTCTTTTTTAATCAAATATTTAAAATCAACATGCCCTGCAGAACTGATTATTGTGGGAATACAACCAAAAACTACAATTTTAGTGAATAAAATGTCAGTGGAAATTGAAAACAGCATAGAAATGCTTTTAAAATTATTTACAAACCTTTTACAATAG
- a CDS encoding ATP-grasp domain-containing protein: MKLLFIGARLFDDVAVYTKKMGITTVLTESNPQAQNLDLADSYHLVPRGMEHPKDIAIKEDVDGIVPLIGIDEPLKEVALLKEELETDYGLPVVASPLKAVSIAGDKVKTKEFLLKNNIKTPEHELIHSCTKMGTKKYPLVLKQSCGQGGKNIKIALSLEDLCCYLEEYDTALVERFIDGIEISIEILRWKNNSLPLVPVSKGKTTLDCIHPLKKLKKAPFQIDNTIAESKIDYYSQKIRNIALKIANLLNIEGTADLDLIFDKYDKNTYVLEINTRISGTRYLTAAASDINPLHEMVDMATGSWNVKNVSKRIKKYYALEIPVGDYVSDKNNYRFREFHGDNSWIIHGPDNHQRITIRGKNEKNAHKIAAQLNLDLGKIRN, encoded by the coding sequence ATGAAATTACTATTCATAGGAGCTCGTCTATTTGACGATGTTGCTGTCTATACCAAAAAAATGGGCATAACCACTGTTTTGACAGAATCAAATCCTCAAGCTCAAAATTTAGATTTAGCAGATTCTTACCACCTTGTGCCTAGAGGAATGGAACATCCAAAAGACATTGCAATTAAAGAAGATGTTGATGGAATAGTGCCTCTCATCGGGATTGATGAACCATTAAAGGAAGTGGCTTTACTTAAAGAAGAATTAGAAACAGATTATGGTTTGCCAGTTGTTGCATCACCCCTGAAAGCAGTTTCAATTGCAGGAGACAAAGTTAAAACCAAAGAATTCCTCCTAAAAAATAACATTAAAACACCTGAACACGAACTAATACATTCTTGCACAAAGATGGGAACAAAAAAATATCCGCTGGTTCTTAAACAATCTTGTGGACAAGGTGGTAAAAATATTAAAATAGCCTTATCCCTAGAAGATTTGTGTTGTTATTTGGAAGAATATGATACTGCTCTTGTCGAACGTTTTATAGACGGCATTGAAATATCAATAGAAATATTACGCTGGAAAAATAATTCATTGCCCCTGGTTCCTGTTTCTAAAGGGAAAACAACCCTTGACTGCATTCATCCACTAAAAAAATTGAAAAAAGCCCCTTTTCAGATTGATAATACCATTGCAGAATCAAAAATCGATTATTACAGTCAAAAAATTCGAAACATTGCTTTAAAGATTGCTAATCTCCTGAATATTGAAGGAACCGCAGATTTGGATTTGATATTTGATAAATATGACAAAAATACTTATGTGTTAGAGATAAACACTAGAATTAGTGGCACCCGTTATTTGACAGCCGCTGCTTCGGATATTAATCCATTACATGAAATGGTGGATATGGCCACTGGATCATGGAATGTTAAAAACGTTTCAAAAAGAATAAAAAAATATTATGCACTTGAAATACCAGTAGGTGATTATGTCAGTGACAAAAATAATTACCGTTTTCGAGAATTTCACGGAGATAATAGTTGGATTATCCACGGACCTGACAATCACCAGAGAATAACCATTAGGGGAAAAAATGAAAAAAACGCTCATAAAATAGCTGCCCAACTCAATTTGGATCTGGGAAAAATCAGAAATTAA